The proteins below are encoded in one region of Scomber japonicus isolate fScoJap1 chromosome 2, fScoJap1.pri, whole genome shotgun sequence:
- the LOC128375257 gene encoding tripartite motif-containing protein 16-like, with protein MFVNGIKVRFQTRKEPTIHTVQIHKEPCREPVSTPSKPAENRPLHGPNRKITGVHTEPAENRPPHGPNPAENRPPHGPNPAENRSPHGPNPAANRLRQRPHRLLLLLQAGGETLPPGRDPQQLRGAQTRDQLDRDSISCVICLDLLKDPVTTSCGHSYCMSCIKSHWDEEDQRKIYSCPQCREAFTPRPVLKKNTMLASLVEQLKKTGLQAAPADHCYAGPEDVACDVCTGRKLKAFKSCLVCLVSYCENHLQSHFESTKLKKHKLVEPSEKLEENICSRHDEVMKIFCRTDKKCICYLCTMEDHKGHDTVPAAAERTERQRELEVSRLNIQQRIQDREKDVKLLQQEVEAVSHSADKAVEDSEKIFTQLIRLLQKRSSDVKQQIRSQQETEVSGIKELQEKLQQEITELKRKDAELKQLSHTEDHNQFLHNYPSVSQLSEPTDSSSINIRPLRYFEDVTAAVSELRDLLQDILRDKRTNISLAEAEVDVLLSEPEPEPKTRAEFLRYSREITLDPNTANTELLLSEGNRKVKWTSKHQSYSSHTDRFTGCYQVLSRESLTGRCYWEVERRGRVGVAVAYENISRGGNWRESGFGYNDESWALYCDSDWCNFWFNNIFTPVSGPGSSRVGVYLDHRAGILSFYSVSETMTLLHRVQTTFTQKLYAGLHLYFEGVTAEL; from the exons ATGTTTGTAAATGGCATCAAAG TCCGCTTCCAGACCCGGAAAGAACCGACCATCCATACAGTCCAAATCCACAAAGAACCCTGCAGAGAACCGGTCTCCACACCGTCCAAACCGGCAGAGAACCGACCTCTGCACGGTCCAAACCGGAAGATAACCGGTGTCCACACCGAACCGGCAGAGAACCGACCTCCACACGGTCCAAACCCTGCAGAGAACCGACCTCCACACGGTCCAAACCCTGCAGAGAACCGATCTCCACACGGACCAAACCCTGCAGCCAACAGACTTCGGCAGCGTCCACAccgactgctgctgctcctgcaggCCGGCGGGGAGACGCTCCCACCCGGCAGAGACCCGCAGCAGCTCCGCGGCGCACAAACA agagatcagctggaccgagacTCAATCAGCTGtgtgatctgtctggatctactgaaggatccggtgactacttcctgtggacacagctactgtatgagctgtattaaatcacactgggatgaagaggatcagaggaagatctacagctgccctcagtgcagagaggccttcacaccgaggcctgtcctgaagaaaaacaccatgttagcatctttagtggagcagctgaagaagactggactccaagctgctcctgctgatcactgctatgctggacctgaagatgtggcctgtgatgtctgcactgggaggaagctgaaagccttcaagtcctgtctggtgtgtctggtctcttactgtgagaatcacctccagtctcactttgaatcaaccaagttaaagaaacacaagctggtggagccctcggagaagctcgaggagaacatctgctctcgtcatgatgaggtgatgaagatattctgccgtacagataagaagtgtatctgttatctgtgcactatggaggatcataaaggccacgacacagtcccagctgcagcagaaaggactgagaggcagagagagcttgaggtgagtcgactaaacatccagcagagaatccaggacagagagaaagatgtgaagctgcttcaacaggaggtggaggccgtcagtcactctgctgataaagcagtggaggacagtgagaagatcttcactcagctgatccgtctcctccagaaaagaagctctgatgtgaagcagcagatcagatcccagcaggaaactgaagtgagtggaatcaaagagcttcaggagaagctgcagcaggagatcactgagctgaagaggaaagacgctgaactgaagcagctctcacacacagaggatcacaaccagtttctacacaactacccctcagtgtcacaactcagtgaacctacagactcatccagcatcaatatccgtcctctcagatactttgaggatgtgacagcagctgtgtcagagctcagagatctactacaggacatcctgagggacaaacggacaaacatctcactggcagAGGCTGAAGTGgatgttttactgtcagaaccagaaccagaacccaagaccagagctgagttcttaagatattcacgtgaaatcactctggatccaaacacagcaaacacagaactgttattatctgaggggaacagaaaagttaAATGGACGAGTAAACatcagtcttattctagtcacacagacagattcactggaTGTTATCAGGTCCTgagcagagagagtctgactggacgttgttactgggaggtggagcgGAGAGGAAGAGTCggtgtagcagtcgcatacgagaatatcagcagaggaggaaactGGAGAGAATCTGGATTTGGATATAATGATGAATCTTGGGCTTTATACTGTGACTCTGACTGGTGTAActtttggttcaacaacatctttactcccgtctcaggtcctggttcctccagagtcggagtgtacctggatcacagagcaggtattctgtccttctacagcgtctctgaaaccatgactctcctccacagagtccagaccacattcactcagaaactctatgctggacttcatctttattttgaaggagttacagctgagttg